One segment of Mycobacterium spongiae DNA contains the following:
- a CDS encoding PE family protein, with the protein MAFLVAEPQIMAAVAADIEGIGSAISAANATAAAPISGLLAAAGDEVSANIANLFAAYGREYQAAAAQVAAFHGEFQRTLAVAASAYTQAEAAGAAAVQSALAPVAPALQGALAPVLPTAAPAAAPAAAMIPPFPANLTTLVMGGTGIPIPGPQFINLANELYVRSMNTVQGLDTPEELYPLTGVKSMTLDASVAEGLTILDNQIQAQLAIPGNTVTVFGVSQSAVIASLEMQRLAAMGAAAPTADQLNFVLTGNEMNPNGGMLARFPNLSIPSLGLTFYGGTPSDTIYPTAIYSLEYDGFASFPQYPLNFISSLNAVMGIIYVHPTYFDLTPAQVDAAIELPTSPGYSGVTSYYMLPTENLPLLEPIRAIPVIGDPIANLVQPNLKVIVNLGYGDPNFGYSTGPADVTTPFGLWPDVPPQVIFDALVAGTHEGIGDFSADMSDILSQPPTLPELTFPTLNPGAALLSAPTPTEVVNTFTKIVSDDYAVLLPAADIALAYATTLPLYNTTLFVDQLAQGNLINAVGFPIAADVGLTAIAGGVGFLVVVRALSDNINDIESLFA; encoded by the coding sequence ATGGCGTTTCTGGTTGCGGAGCCGCAGATCATGGCAGCGGTTGCTGCCGATATCGAGGGGATTGGCTCGGCGATCAGCGCGGCCAATGCCACTGCGGCAGCGCCGATTTCGGGATTGTTGGCGGCCGCCGGCGACGAGGTGTCCGCCAATATCGCGAACCTGTTCGCCGCATACGGGCGGGAATACCAGGCTGCCGCCGCGCAGGTGGCGGCGTTCCACGGCGAATTCCAACGAACGTTGGCCGTCGCCGCAAGCGCGTATACGCAAGCCGAGGCCGCCGGTGCCGCGGCCGTGCAGTCAGCGCTGGCGCCGGTCGCGCCGGCGTTGCAGGGGGCGCTGGCGCCCGTCCTGCCCACGGCCGCGCCCGCTGCCGCGCCCGCTGCCGCAATGATTCCGCCGTTCCCGGCCAACCTGACGACCCTGGTCATGGGTGGCACCGGAATTCCCATACCCGGACCACAATTCATCAACCTCGCCAATGAGCTCTATGTCCGGTCGATGAACACTGTGCAAGGGCTCGACACACCCGAGGAGTTGTACCCACTGACCGGGGTCAAGAGCATGACCCTGGACGCGTCGGTGGCCGAGGGGTTGACCATCCTCGACAACCAGATCCAGGCACAACTCGCGATTCCCGGAAACACCGTAACTGTTTTCGGGGTTTCGCAAAGCGCCGTGATCGCCTCGCTGGAGATGCAAAGGCTCGCCGCGATGGGGGCGGCCGCTCCGACCGCGGATCAGCTCAACTTCGTCCTGACCGGGAACGAGATGAACCCCAACGGGGGCATGCTGGCGCGTTTTCCGAATCTGAGCATCCCGAGTCTGGGGCTGACATTCTACGGTGGGACGCCTTCGGATACGATTTATCCAACGGCCATCTATTCGCTCGAATACGACGGCTTCGCCAGCTTCCCGCAATACCCGCTGAATTTCATTTCCTCTCTGAACGCGGTCATGGGAATCATCTATGTGCACCCCACGTATTTCGACCTGACTCCCGCGCAGGTTGATGCCGCTATTGAGCTACCGACGTCGCCGGGCTACTCGGGCGTCACCAGTTACTACATGCTGCCGACGGAAAATCTGCCCCTCCTGGAGCCGATACGGGCGATTCCGGTTATTGGGGACCCGATTGCCAACCTTGTCCAGCCGAACTTGAAAGTGATCGTTAACTTGGGCTACGGCGACCCCAACTTTGGCTATTCGACGGGCCCCGCCGATGTGACGACGCCGTTCGGTTTGTGGCCGGATGTGCCGCCGCAGGTGATTTTCGATGCGCTGGTGGCGGGCACCCACGAGGGCATCGGGGACTTCTCGGCCGACATGAGTGACATCTTGTCCCAACCGCCCACGTTGCCGGAGCTGACGTTTCCAACGCTGAACCCAGGGGCGGCGCTGTTGTCCGCCCCGACGCCGACCGAGGTCGTCAACACATTCACCAAGATCGTCTCCGACGACTATGCCGTGCTGCTTCCCGCGGCCGATATCGCTCTTGCCTACGCAACCACGTTGCCGTTGTACAACACCACTTTGTTCGTCGACCAGCTTGCCCAGGGCAACCTCATCAACGCCGTCGGATTTCCCATCGCGGCCGACGTGGGATTGACCGCGATCGCGGGCGGTGTTGGATTCCTGGTGGTGGTGAGGGCCCTGTCCGACAACATCAACGATATCGAGAGCCTTTTTGCCTAA
- a CDS encoding cyclic nucleotide-binding domain-containing protein — MSTTDEQLDAFLAALPEVRKAETEEEREAIFAFRYQVYGEELGRKLGTEKGVKRTHDDEDDKPYSTLLYTADEKGITGTSRMRVWEPGEVPAKDFAKFSMERLPGIERLRTGEGERLMVRPDQRSGLVIAALSLAVLDLGRPDWYIDLLFGYCTPGLVPYYLNMGWRRYAGRMIPTPDGIHAPLVLVISDVEHFRSVGSFLAAPIERENFEPLDTAPFTELFEERNLPVQFDKELVRAAIDRGVAADVGFLAGISTEAIETLAEKGFVIQLPSGELLTEAGLGERELFVIIDGEFESFSEECVLRRMGPGEVVGEVAFFSSDGRRTASVRSVRDGRVLVLRRRVVDELRDSAPAVAAEILFHLARTLADRTGRAHVASSTAQEMHNPNPVGEF, encoded by the coding sequence GTGAGCACAACCGACGAGCAGTTGGACGCGTTCCTGGCCGCCTTGCCCGAAGTACGTAAGGCGGAGACCGAGGAGGAGCGCGAGGCGATTTTCGCCTTCCGCTACCAGGTCTATGGTGAGGAGCTTGGCCGCAAACTCGGCACCGAGAAAGGCGTGAAGCGCACCCACGACGACGAGGATGACAAGCCGTATTCGACGCTGTTGTATACCGCCGATGAGAAAGGCATCACCGGAACTTCGCGCATGCGCGTGTGGGAACCAGGTGAGGTGCCGGCGAAGGATTTCGCGAAGTTTTCGATGGAGCGCCTGCCAGGAATCGAGCGACTCCGCACCGGCGAGGGTGAGCGCCTGATGGTGCGTCCCGACCAGCGAAGTGGCCTAGTGATAGCGGCGCTCAGCCTCGCGGTATTGGATCTGGGAAGGCCTGACTGGTATATCGACCTGCTGTTTGGTTACTGCACGCCCGGTCTGGTGCCCTATTACTTGAACATGGGGTGGCGCCGCTATGCCGGCCGCATGATTCCGACGCCTGATGGGATCCACGCACCGTTGGTCCTGGTGATATCCGACGTCGAACACTTCCGCTCGGTCGGATCATTTCTGGCCGCTCCAATCGAACGTGAAAACTTTGAGCCGCTTGATACCGCGCCGTTCACCGAGCTTTTCGAGGAGCGCAACCTGCCGGTGCAGTTTGACAAGGAGCTGGTCCGGGCGGCGATTGATCGTGGCGTGGCGGCCGATGTTGGTTTCCTCGCAGGCATATCCACCGAAGCGATTGAGACGCTAGCCGAGAAGGGCTTCGTTATCCAATTGCCCTCGGGCGAGTTGCTGACCGAGGCCGGGCTCGGCGAGCGCGAGCTATTCGTCATCATCGACGGCGAGTTCGAGTCGTTCAGCGAAGAATGCGTCTTGCGCCGCATGGGGCCGGGAGAGGTGGTCGGCGAGGTCGCCTTCTTCAGTTCCGACGGTCGTCGAACCGCGTCGGTTCGCAGCGTCCGTGACGGTCGCGTCCTGGTGCTGCGTCGCCGAGTGGTCGACGAGCTGCGCGATTCGGCGCCGGCCGTGGCCGCCGAAATTCTTTTCCATCTTGCCCGCACCTTGGCCGACCGTACCGGTCGCGCGCACGTGGCGTCCTCCACCGCGCAGGAGATGCACAACCCCAATCCTGTCGGTGAGTTCTGA
- a CDS encoding lysophospholipid acyltransferase family protein, with protein sequence MPEPTYRTMAIMARTFFLATGARLTYIGEENIPDQGGVVVAINHTSYVDWLAAALIAQRRRRRVRYMVKAELQQVKLINFIIKHTKAIPVDRSAGAGAYAVAVQRLREGELVGLYPEATISRSFELKEFKTGATRMAAEADVPIVPAIVWGTQRIWTKGHPRNLRYSRVPVTIAVGEPLNDVHDAARAEAALRESMTALLNQVQQDYSHPAGEYWVPHRLGGGAPTLSEAAQMDAEDAAARALSRTRRR encoded by the coding sequence ATGCCGGAGCCGACTTACCGCACTATGGCGATCATGGCCCGCACGTTCTTCTTGGCTACCGGAGCGCGCCTCACCTACATCGGCGAGGAAAACATCCCTGATCAGGGCGGCGTCGTGGTCGCTATCAACCACACCAGCTACGTCGATTGGCTGGCTGCCGCGTTGATTGCCCAGCGCCGGCGCCGCCGCGTGCGATATATGGTCAAAGCTGAGCTGCAGCAGGTGAAGCTGATCAACTTCATTATCAAACACACCAAGGCGATCCCGGTGGATCGCAGCGCCGGTGCTGGGGCCTACGCCGTGGCGGTGCAGCGGTTACGCGAAGGGGAGCTGGTCGGGCTTTATCCGGAGGCCACCATCAGTCGCAGCTTTGAGTTGAAGGAATTCAAGACCGGGGCAACCCGAATGGCCGCTGAAGCAGATGTCCCGATCGTGCCAGCGATTGTCTGGGGTACTCAGCGAATCTGGACCAAAGGCCACCCAAGAAATCTCCGCTACAGCAGGGTGCCGGTCACTATAGCGGTTGGCGAGCCGTTGAATGACGTACACGACGCCGCACGGGCCGAAGCCGCGCTGCGTGAATCGATGACTGCGCTGCTAAACCAAGTACAGCAAGACTATTCGCACCCCGCTGGGGAGTACTGGGTGCCGCACCGTCTTGGCGGCGGGGCACCGACTCTTTCCGAGGCGGCGCAGATGGACGCCGAGGATGCCGCAGCCAGAGCACTGAGCCGAACCCGGCGACGATAG
- a CDS encoding MBL fold metallo-hydrolase gives MAIGPPDKPPTLLLDAGTGIRNVTALLGGAPFRGAVVVTHMHWDHFQGLPFFQGADREGARTDVVLPAETTASAVEIFHRAMSPPVFPIGVDGLNGEWATHGTPEGWAEWGGYSVLAKEIPHKGGRTLGFRVQASNDGPSLAYLPDHGALVPKGRTTGVLHDNAMELCEGVDLLIHGGPFKDEEREIAIAFGHSTIEYALELAVAAGARQLAITHHSPARDDNALDDLVAGLAGPSVSFARDGASVNLAATKPPSAVGVSGGVLAACSKAAHRGPKPA, from the coding sequence GTGGCAATCGGGCCACCCGACAAACCACCAACCCTGCTCCTCGACGCCGGCACCGGGATCCGGAATGTGACAGCGCTGCTCGGGGGTGCGCCCTTCCGGGGCGCTGTAGTGGTCACCCACATGCACTGGGACCACTTCCAGGGGTTGCCGTTCTTCCAAGGCGCAGACCGGGAGGGTGCGCGGACCGATGTCGTGCTCCCCGCGGAGACGACCGCTTCCGCGGTCGAGATCTTTCACCGAGCGATGTCTCCGCCCGTATTCCCAATCGGCGTCGACGGTCTGAATGGAGAATGGGCAACACACGGCACCCCGGAGGGATGGGCCGAGTGGGGGGGTTACTCCGTACTGGCGAAGGAGATACCCCACAAAGGTGGCCGCACACTGGGATTCCGCGTTCAGGCGTCAAACGACGGCCCTTCTCTCGCCTATCTCCCCGATCACGGCGCTTTGGTCCCCAAAGGACGGACGACGGGCGTTCTGCACGATAATGCGATGGAGCTGTGCGAGGGAGTAGACCTTCTTATCCACGGCGGGCCCTTCAAGGACGAAGAGCGCGAGATCGCGATTGCCTTCGGACACTCGACTATCGAGTACGCGTTGGAGCTGGCTGTAGCTGCGGGAGCGCGACAGCTCGCGATTACCCATCACTCCCCGGCGCGTGATGACAACGCACTTGACGACCTCGTCGCGGGTCTGGCTGGTCCATCGGTGAGCTTCGCCCGAGACGGAGCCAGCGTTAACCTCGCTGCGACAAAGCCGCCTTCGGCGGTTGGTGTAAGTGGTGGTGTTCTAGCCGCGTGTAGCAAGGCGGCGCATCGCGGGCCAAAGCCTGCTTGA
- a CDS encoding adenylate/guanylate cyclase domain-containing protein, which yields MGNRRQEEVLAIWSDAPAIRLVVVDDEPDVETMFRLRFRREIRSGQLELTFFTNPELALASLQEHSDVEVLITDLNMPEMHGLELLERVQGLNRPLKVIVVTAYGDLSNIRAAMMHGAFDFQVKPFDAKDLKVTIAKAVSLVRELRAGSDAAERAMSLEERNRFIEKTFGRYVSEEVKRVLLSSPEGEGRSERRVVTILMADIRGFSRLVGEHEPETSVAVLNRYFEQASSVILARNGTINEILGDGLLVLFGAPLVDEHAPEHAARAALELQMAMAELNERNRELGLPTLEIGIGIHTGEAVVGTIGSSTRQKYAAVGSHVNLTARIESQTVGGQILISETTARALGADAVLGEPRDVHFKGSSGHVQIVELLGMRGGEEPPSELATQGHDLQELVPPPSATIALIVNSKLDKPHAARVLALSGRAVRVDTELALAPFDDVAIEIDGRSYLAKVQPDSESGRGHVAVFTSVPKIADVESQIAR from the coding sequence ATGGGAAATAGGCGGCAGGAAGAGGTGCTAGCCATCTGGTCGGATGCTCCGGCGATTCGGCTTGTCGTGGTCGATGATGAGCCGGATGTCGAGACGATGTTCCGGTTGCGATTTCGCCGTGAGATTCGCTCCGGTCAGCTTGAGCTGACGTTTTTCACGAATCCGGAGTTGGCGCTGGCGAGTCTACAGGAGCACAGTGACGTTGAGGTTTTGATCACTGATTTGAATATGCCGGAGATGCATGGGCTTGAGTTGTTGGAGCGTGTGCAGGGTTTGAATCGGCCACTCAAGGTGATTGTGGTTACGGCTTATGGTGATCTGAGCAACATTCGTGCGGCGATGATGCATGGTGCTTTTGATTTTCAGGTGAAGCCGTTTGATGCGAAGGACCTTAAGGTCACGATCGCCAAGGCTGTTTCGTTGGTTCGGGAGCTTCGTGCTGGTTCGGATGCGGCGGAGCGGGCGATGAGTCTTGAGGAGCGTAATCGGTTTATTGAGAAGACTTTTGGCCGGTATGTGAGTGAAGAGGTTAAGAGGGTTTTGCTTTCTTCTCCTGAGGGTGAGGGGCGAAGTGAGCGGCGAGTGGTGACGATACTGATGGCAGATATTAGAGGGTTCTCTCGGTTGGTTGGGGAGCATGAGCCCGAGACGTCTGTAGCGGTTCTTAATCGGTATTTTGAGCAGGCTTCGTCGGTGATTTTGGCTCGCAATGGCACGATTAACGAGATTCTGGGGGATGGGTTGCTGGTGTTGTTCGGGGCGCCGCTGGTCGACGAGCACGCTCCCGAACACGCTGCGCGAGCGGCTCTGGAGCTGCAGATGGCGATGGCTGAGCTCAACGAGCGAAACCGGGAGTTGGGATTGCCGACCTTGGAGATCGGTATTGGTATCCACACCGGTGAGGCGGTGGTCGGCACGATCGGCTCGTCGACTCGGCAGAAATACGCTGCGGTGGGTTCGCATGTGAATTTGACGGCTCGTATTGAGAGTCAGACTGTGGGGGGTCAGATCCTGATTTCGGAGACCACGGCGAGGGCTCTGGGTGCTGATGCGGTGCTGGGGGAGCCTCGCGACGTGCATTTCAAGGGCAGCAGTGGTCACGTTCAGATTGTTGAGCTCTTGGGCATGCGTGGGGGCGAGGAGCCGCCGTCGGAGCTGGCTACCCAGGGTCATGATTTGCAGGAACTCGTCCCACCGCCGTCAGCGACGATCGCTTTGATCGTGAATTCCAAACTCGACAAGCCGCATGCTGCGCGGGTGCTGGCGTTGTCGGGGCGGGCGGTGCGCGTCGATACTGAGCTGGCGCTTGCTCCCTTCGACGATGTCGCCATCGAGATTGACGGACGCAGTTACTTGGCGAAGGTCCAACCGGACAGCGAATCCGGGCGGGGCCATGTCGCGGTGTTCACCTCGGTTCCCAAGATCGCCGACGTCGAATCGCAAATCGCCAGATGA
- a CDS encoding sensor histidine kinase has product MNDEEGAADVSDDRAHVHPQPVAAKSQATVADRLEAQIDRGAVLEQQLVAQEKLASLGALMAGIVHELRNPLNFVINFGDLLRDLAAELGEVVKSAPEGMGAQTAETIDDMLGEIIEVAGKVADHGRKATGIVESVLQQARTGEPVFEPTDLNALTQEYVNLAYHGARAQFRGFRVSVKTEYDPTLEAVVLDPRALGRVVLNLVSNALHATREAALSQKVADYAPAITVTTKDRGDSVEIAVKDNGMGIAEADLARVVEPFFTTKLPGEGTGLGLSISREIVEVEHRGSLRIGSRVGEGTEVVVEVPKGRPWGR; this is encoded by the coding sequence GTGAACGACGAAGAAGGCGCAGCGGATGTGTCCGATGATCGCGCGCACGTCCACCCGCAGCCCGTTGCCGCGAAATCGCAAGCGACGGTGGCTGATCGTCTCGAAGCGCAGATCGATCGTGGGGCCGTACTCGAACAGCAGCTCGTGGCGCAAGAGAAGTTGGCCTCCCTCGGCGCACTGATGGCGGGTATCGTTCACGAGCTGCGTAATCCCTTGAACTTCGTCATCAATTTTGGTGACCTGCTTAGGGACTTGGCAGCTGAGCTCGGTGAGGTCGTCAAATCGGCACCGGAGGGCATGGGTGCTCAGACAGCTGAAACTATCGACGACATGCTGGGCGAGATTATCGAGGTGGCCGGTAAGGTTGCCGACCACGGCAGGAAAGCTACTGGCATAGTGGAGAGTGTGCTCCAACAGGCCCGCACCGGCGAGCCAGTGTTCGAGCCGACCGATCTCAACGCTCTGACGCAAGAGTATGTCAACCTTGCCTATCACGGTGCCCGAGCCCAATTCCGTGGCTTCCGCGTATCGGTGAAAACGGAGTACGACCCGACTCTAGAAGCCGTGGTCTTGGACCCACGCGCGCTGGGCCGCGTCGTTCTGAACTTGGTGAGCAACGCCCTTCACGCGACGAGGGAGGCAGCATTGAGCCAGAAGGTGGCCGACTACGCGCCGGCAATCACGGTGACAACCAAGGACCGCGGAGACTCCGTAGAGATAGCGGTGAAAGACAACGGAATGGGAATAGCGGAGGCCGACCTCGCTCGCGTCGTCGAGCCGTTTTTTACGACGAAGCTCCCCGGAGAGGGGACGGGTCTTGGTCTTTCGATTAGTCGGGAGATTGTTGAGGTGGAGCATCGAGGTTCGTTGCGGATTGGTTCTCGGGTTGGGGAGGGGACTGAGGTGGTGGTGGAGGTTCCTAAGGGTCGACCGTGGGGGCGTTGA
- a CDS encoding ATP-binding protein: MDRRLQGLLAEIAEASRLRRITGIFILFCVFVAAAAASEIGVHNRSAVPALVGCLALVATWFWARRSWKTRYRLAAHICIGFETAILWVSFVIFTDVQAAISGLHVIFIVAAVWLLLGKRIAVIYALVNIGVYFLSFFVPVVAPNAFGPPAVSIVATALVGGAGVAAVWAIDRQYRAAEEFTVVSSFEENAADRLNSQYRLAETGRRTAALGHEIGPMLVELKDIAERASRFAGQLAQTEREGEPRDFVEDLEIGWETIQRHSARACAVAQTMTRFDIDRDGPVADELVDVGSLIQEQAQVLAAGFNVVGSARVAIVTEVGDLASTLVVGRYGALAEMLQNLITNATDSVQEMAGRSDDEFHGRVCVRGRVSGSDVEIEVIDNGIGVDPSKVEAYFEPFFTTKPPTSGRAGLGLLTASSTLAELGGDLRLEPVTGHGGAVATATLPVAVSTAEPSRSKPAETLQHAPSPAVTPAEFPDSLVTRETYCTDRYRVATVLTILTLTIVGFGLAYGQKIWIVILAILVAVSVASWAWFEKNPRARFGIASRVVSYSVGVGAIVLAVTRGTVDFPLISALRNDYPPIGMLVIAFAVGYGFAGLRLSLEVAVPTAIIAFVGLVAIDPFALEPITLDPSLLAAGSVLLLAVLAALVLIPNTFSLALEKMRRSRSLLQKLRQERIETSKAETAAALGRVSNGVLHEVANPLNFIQNFAHAILDSFSEYDVDRTLYRGECDLYQAAGRTHQLSRDISGQLDSLRWSASNDDLSSHGRASEQRRERLVH, encoded by the coding sequence ATGGATCGGCGTCTGCAAGGTTTATTGGCTGAAATCGCCGAAGCATCGCGGCTCAGGCGGATTACGGGGATCTTCATCCTATTCTGCGTGTTTGTGGCCGCCGCCGCCGCCAGCGAAATCGGAGTTCATAATCGCTCCGCGGTGCCGGCATTAGTTGGGTGCTTGGCACTCGTGGCAACGTGGTTTTGGGCACGCCGTTCGTGGAAGACGAGGTATCGGCTCGCGGCGCACATCTGTATTGGCTTTGAAACCGCGATCCTATGGGTGTCTTTCGTTATTTTCACAGACGTCCAAGCCGCAATTTCCGGGCTCCATGTGATTTTCATTGTGGCGGCCGTGTGGTTGTTGCTTGGGAAACGAATCGCTGTTATCTACGCACTTGTCAACATTGGTGTCTATTTCTTGAGCTTCTTTGTCCCCGTCGTCGCGCCCAACGCTTTCGGGCCGCCTGCGGTCAGTATCGTCGCTACGGCGTTGGTGGGCGGTGCCGGGGTCGCGGCGGTGTGGGCTATCGATCGGCAGTATCGGGCGGCAGAAGAGTTCACGGTCGTGTCAAGTTTTGAAGAGAATGCCGCTGACCGGCTGAACTCGCAGTATCGCCTTGCGGAGACTGGCCGCAGAACCGCGGCGCTGGGACATGAGATCGGGCCTATGCTGGTGGAACTCAAAGACATCGCCGAGCGGGCCTCCCGATTTGCTGGGCAGTTGGCTCAAACGGAGCGTGAAGGCGAACCCAGGGACTTCGTCGAGGACCTCGAAATAGGGTGGGAGACAATTCAGCGCCATAGTGCCCGTGCTTGCGCGGTTGCTCAGACGATGACACGCTTTGATATTGACCGGGATGGCCCCGTCGCCGATGAGCTGGTCGACGTCGGTTCGTTGATTCAGGAGCAGGCTCAGGTGCTTGCGGCCGGGTTCAACGTGGTGGGGTCAGCGCGGGTTGCAATCGTTACTGAGGTCGGTGATCTGGCGTCGACGCTGGTGGTGGGTCGGTACGGCGCGCTCGCGGAGATGCTGCAAAACTTGATCACCAATGCCACTGATTCGGTTCAAGAAATGGCCGGACGATCCGATGACGAATTTCACGGCCGTGTGTGCGTGCGGGGACGGGTTTCCGGCAGTGATGTCGAGATCGAGGTGATCGACAACGGGATCGGAGTCGATCCGAGCAAAGTGGAAGCCTATTTCGAGCCCTTTTTCACCACGAAACCTCCCACCAGCGGGCGCGCGGGGTTGGGTTTGTTGACGGCCAGTTCGACTCTGGCCGAGCTCGGTGGTGACCTCAGGCTGGAACCCGTGACGGGCCATGGGGGGGCAGTGGCTACCGCCACATTGCCGGTTGCCGTATCCACCGCTGAACCGAGCCGATCGAAGCCTGCCGAAACACTCCAACATGCTCCGAGCCCGGCGGTCACACCGGCAGAGTTTCCCGACAGTCTTGTGACCCGCGAAACATACTGTACGGATCGATATCGCGTAGCAACCGTGCTCACGATACTCACGCTGACAATCGTGGGGTTCGGGCTCGCATACGGTCAAAAGATTTGGATTGTGATTCTGGCGATTCTGGTGGCCGTGTCGGTAGCGAGCTGGGCGTGGTTCGAAAAGAACCCGCGGGCACGGTTCGGCATCGCATCGCGGGTAGTGAGCTATTCGGTGGGCGTGGGAGCCATTGTACTCGCGGTTACCCGGGGGACGGTTGATTTCCCGCTGATAAGCGCGCTGCGGAACGATTACCCGCCGATAGGGATGCTTGTGATCGCGTTCGCAGTCGGTTACGGATTCGCTGGTCTGCGGCTTTCGCTTGAGGTGGCCGTGCCGACAGCAATCATCGCGTTCGTGGGATTGGTTGCGATTGACCCGTTTGCACTCGAGCCCATTACTTTGGACCCGTCGCTGCTAGCGGCAGGATCCGTGCTGTTGTTGGCGGTATTGGCGGCTCTCGTGCTGATACCGAATACGTTTTCGTTGGCGTTGGAGAAAATGCGCCGTTCGCGGTCATTGCTACAAAAATTACGGCAGGAACGAATCGAAACCTCGAAGGCCGAAACCGCAGCAGCCCTGGGCCGGGTGAGTAATGGAGTCCTGCACGAGGTGGCAAATCCGCTCAACTTCATTCAGAACTTCGCTCACGCGATTCTGGACAGTTTTTCTGAATATGACGTTGATCGAACGCTGTACCGCGGCGAATGCGACCTATACCAGGCGGCGGGGCGAACTCATCAGCTCAGCCGGGACATCAGTGGTCAGCTCGACTCTCTCCGATGGTCGGCCAGCAACGACGACCTGAGTTCCCACGGTCGAGCTAGTGAGCAGCGGCGCGAACGGCTAGTCCATTGA